The Puniceicoccus vermicola DNA segment CGAGTAGGGTCGGTTCGTATACGGAAAAATCGGGGATGGTCTTTTCCCCACCAGGTCCCATGGGGCCCTCTGTTGCGAGGATTGTATTGGAGGGATCTGAAATTGTGACTAGCGGGCGTTGGACCTCGACTCGCTGACCCTTCTCGTTTTTCGAGTCCATTCTAAGCCTTTCGTTCATTGCATAGCTTGTCACGTAGGGTCGTCCTCCATTCTGTTCGATCATATCGACGATAACTGGGGAGGTGAACGGAGAATTGAAGAGATCGTCGCGAGTCGAAGTGTGATCGGGATTTCGCTCTGCATATGCGAGCGTCGCCCGGCGCCAATAGGCGGAAGGGTCTGATCCAATATGGAAGATCAAGGGGAGTCGGCCGCCGTTGTCTTGTGCATAGAGATGGAATGCTGATCCGAGCTGGCGGAGGTTGTTGATGTTTTTCGCATGATCCGCCGACTCTCTCATCTTGCCGAAAACCGGGAGGAGTATTGCTGTTAAAATCCCTAGGACGGCAATTACTGTCAGGAGTTCGATGAGAGTGAATCCTCTCGGGAGGGGGGCGCTCTTGGGAGGTTCCTTTGGGTGAGGGGTAATAGGGGAGAAGGGGACTTTCACGATTTTAATGAGATTGAGGGGTCCTGGATTCTTTTACTTTGATCAGAGAATCAGACGATGCAAGAAAAATGCACCATGGTGCGCAGTTGGATAAGTCCGCTCTCTCGATTTTTTTATTGCGGTCTCTCAGACCCCTCAGGCTTTGCGAGAGGAGACGGGGCCGGTCGATTCCCGAACGATCAGTTCAACGGGAAGAAGGACTTGGTTGGCGGGGTCGGCGGATGTTGCGGAGGGCTTTTCGATCATTTGCCAGAGGCGCTTCGCGGCTTCCTGTCCAACTTTGCCGCGGACAGAGCTGGTCGTGGTCAATGCCGGACTGAGGTACTGCGAGAAGTAGTCGTCTCCCATTCCGGTGACTGAAATATCTTGTGGGACTCGGAGTCCCAGTTGTTTCAGGCCTCGAATCGCGCCCATTGCAATCGAATCATTGACGCAGACGATGGCGGTCGGTTTTGGCTGGTTGCGCATGAGCTGCTGAACGGATTGATCCGACTCTTCGGGGGTCCATCCAGATTGACAGATCCAGTTCAGGTTTACGGGATGGTCGTGTTTCTGCATGGCTTGGAGGTATCCGAGATACCGTTTGTCCATCGATTCGTGAGGCATGGATCCACGCATGAGAGCGATATTTCGGTGGCCGAGATCGGAAAGGTGGTCGACGATTTGCATTGTGCTGGCTTGGTCGTCCGCAGCTACGTGGGGAGCTTCAACCTGTTCGACATTGGGCCCAATGATTACGAAGGGGATCTCGTAGCGTCGCAGTTCTTTAAAATAGGGATCTTTGGCGTTCTGGTCGGCGGGTGCGACGATCAGGCCTTCGACCCGGTGGCATGCGGCCTCATGAAAGCTCAACAACTCGAGCTTCGGATCATCTTGTGTATTGTAAACGAAAGTCGAAAACGATTTTCGGAGAAAATATTGCTGGATCGGTCCAAGAATTCCTCCAACGTCTCGAGTGGAGTCCGCTAAAACGACCGCTATACACTGGCTCTTGCCGGACATGACTCCTTTAACCAGGCGATTGGGCATGTAATTGTAGGTCTCAGCGATTTTTTGAATGCGGGCTTTAACGGTTTTCGAAATGCGCGGGTCGTCTTTGAGTGCCCGCGATACGGTGGTGTGAGATACGTTGCAGATTTCCGCTAGTTGTCTGAGTCCGATGGCCATGGGTTGGATGATGGTCGACGTAGCGGAGTATCACAAGTTCTGATGCAGTTAGTTTCCATGGAGTAATTTTGATGAATAGAGCCGCCCGTAGGATTTTTGAAAGTTACAGGAATCCACAGTCAAAATCGTCGATTGCCTAGGAGAGAGACGATTTTTGCTACACAGGTTTACATGGTGCAAAAAGTTCTTGATTTTCCGATTTTTTCAGTCATGTTCAGACTGTTTTTTTAAGAGAACCCTAACCACAATATCCTATGAAAAAGTTCCCCTCTCTCTGTTTGTCTGTCTCAGCTCTTTCTCTTTTTGCAGTCTCCTTGTCGGCTGCGGTGTTCGATAGTTTTGAGTCTTACCCAACCGGAACTCTGAATGGAAGTAACGGAGGGGAGGGTTGGACAGATGCCTGGAGTTCCAGTTTGAATTCTGCTCAGGTTGCCGAATTGTCCCTCAGTTACTCGTCTGGAGATATCAATATTTCCGATGGTGACCAAGTGATGCAACAAGGCTTGAGCGCTAGCACGGACAACACTGCGAATCAGACGAACCGGAGCTTTGACGCTTACAGTGCCGGCTCAGATACTCTCTATATGAGTTTTCTGATCCAGAGCCCGACTCTGGAGGGTAACGACTACTTCTCTGTCTGGCTCAACCAGGATCAGGATTTTGGAGTGATTATTCGCAATGGTGATATTCGATCAGTCGCTCCGAATCAGAGTGAAAAATCGAGTGGCGTGACCTTGACCAATAATCAGACCTTTCTGCTTATCGTGAAAGTATCGTCATCCGGCACGACGGCTGGGACCTTCTTCGATCAAAACGAGATTTACATCAATCCTACGAGCCTGACCGAGCCGCTGAGCCCTTCGATTTCTTCCACCACGGATTCCTCTACGATCTCCTCCATCGACACGTTCGGAGTGCGGTATGCACTGTTTGAGGCCAATACGGATGTGGCTTATGTGGATCGGGTCACAATTTCCGACAATTGGGCCGATGCGGTGAGTCCGATTCCAGAGATGAATCATTCGGCTTTGTTTCTTTCTCTTGTCCCAATTTCTTGGCTTCTGATTTCCCGCCGCACGAAAAAATAGACTGTCGATCGTAACAAGATTTCAATGAAACTCAGTATGTCCGGCTGGAAGTCTTTCTTCTTTGCCTGTATTTTCATGGGAACTTTAGTTCAGATGGTCTCAGCCGGATCGCTGGAGACGGAGAGACAAGCCGGCGTTGAGCTTCAAAAACGTATTCGTGAGGCTCTTCAGCAGGGCGAAAAAAAAATTGTAATACCGAAAGGTACGTATCGGGTTTCCTCCGGCGAAAGTCGTGCAGCCTTTGCCCTTACGGGAGTGGAGGATGTGGTGATCGAAGGCCACGATGCGACGGTGATCGTGGAAGATCTGTTCGGGGCTTTTCAGTTTTCGAACTGTCGAGGAGTTATCCTTCGAGGGATTACTCTAGACATGGATCCACTGCCCTATGTTCAGGGAACCATCGTGCAGGTCGATGATGAGTCGGGTCGAGTATTGCTCGAAATGGATGAGGGATATGAGAGTAGAGAGGTGCTGGATGCTTACTTTTCTCTCAAGTTGGCTGTTCTCTTCGATTCTGACGAAGGACGTTTGGTTCCCGGTTATGCGGATTGTAGCGTTAAGAGCCTAGAGCTTGCAGATGAGAGACGTCTTTGGGTGAAGCTCAACCCTTACGACAATGGAATGAGTCTGACTCAATGTGGCTACAAATCCGGCTTGCGTCTGACTCTCTCAGGAAAAGGTCAGCCGATCATTAGCCAGAACGATTGCGAAAGCATGGTTTTCGAGGATGTCTCCGTCTTTGCTTCCGCGGGACTAGCCGTTTATGAGCGTGCATCTAAAAACCAGACAGTTTACCGGGGATGCTCGATTATTCGTAAGCCCGGCAGTCAACGTTTGCTCGCCGGAAATGCGGATGGCTTTCACTCCTCGATGGCGAAAGTCGGTCCCCACTACGAATCCTGTCGTGTGGAGGCCCTTTGCGATGACGGATTTGCCGTCCACGGATTCTTTTCACTTCTGTTGGCTCAGCCTTCTGAAGATACGGTCATCATTGCTCCCTTATTGCGTCGTGACTTTGATGTTGGAGACGAACTCGTTTTTTACCAGATCCGCAGCATGGATAGTGAGGGAAGCGCGAAGGTCGTAGCAGTTGAGAAAGTTGAGGATCTGGCGTTGATCGAAGAAGCGAAAGCTCTGCCATCCCGCCTCACCAGGCAGGGCCAGCGGATTATTCGTATGGCGACTCAGGAGATTCTTTCCGTGCGGTTGAATCGCAATCTAGACTTGTCGGAAAATGCTCTGGTTGAGAGCAATGGTTGGAGTGGGTCGGGTTCTGAGATTCGAAACTGTTCTATCGATAACCTTCGGGGGCGAGCTATCTTGATACAGTCAACCGATGTGCGGATCGTGGGCAACCGGGCTTCGTGGATTAGCGGTCCTGCGATGGAACTGAGTGGCGAGGTGCCTTGGATGCAGGGACCTTTTTCCGAGAGAATTGTCGTGAAGGACAATGTCCTTGAAGATGTAGGGTTGAGCGTTTCCGCGAAAGCCTCCTATAAAACGGCTTTAGGGGCTATCAGTCTCCATGCCTACTACGGGGGGAATTTGAAGGAAGGATTTTTCCCGATTCGCGATATTGAGATCTCGGGCAATACGATCAATCGCTCTTATCTTCCGGCTGTTTCGATCCTGAATGCGAGTGATGTCGAGGTTCGTGGGAATGTATTCTCCGATTCGAATTTATCGCCAGTTGAGAGAGCGGGAGAAGACCTGGGGATTTCTCCCTCAGAGGCCATTGTCATTGCTGGGAGTGAAAAAGTTATCCTTTCCGGGAATCAGTTTGAACAGACCGATCCACAGGCCTCTGTCGGAATCCTAATCAACCCCTAACGCCTCCTTGCTCATACAGGAGGCCTCAATGAATCATTGATGCACCATGGAAACCCGTTTCGGTGTAACTGAGCGCTTCAGTTGAATTCAACGGATCCAGAAGAATTGACATGAATAATCTCCAAGAGAAAAAGAAAATCGTAGAGTGCGACGTCGCAATTATTGGCGGAGGATTTGGGGCGATTGCCGCGGCACAAGCCTGTTTGGAACGAGGTCTTCGAGTGGTCATTTCAGAGCAATATCCATGGGTGGGAGGGCAAGCTACAAGCCAAGCATTGTGTGTGCTGGATGAGTATCATGATCCGATTTCCGAGGCAGGCGTCGGCTACAGCCGCCGTTATGGGGGATTTCGCCAATCACTCCGCAAGCATTACCAAGAGGGATACCGACTTTCGGAGTTCGGACGGGATCAATTATATTTCAACGCAGGAAACTCCATGAACTCTATGGTCGTCGCCGAGCCTCCGGCGGCGTTGAAGGTAATCGAGGATTTGTTCGAGAAATCCGGTGGCAAGGATCGCCTTACGATTTTTACGAATTATGTCCCGACGGATGCGGTCGTAGAGAATCGCTTGATCCAATCGGTAACTTGCGATTCAGACAGCCCCAATCAGCCGAGCTTAGAAATTGTGGCGTCCTTTTTCCTCAATGGCGATGAGACGGGAGAACTTTTTCCCATCTTGAATCTTCCGTTCTTGATCGGAGCCGAAGCGAAGTCCGAATTTCAGGAGCCTCATGCTCCCGATGATGCGGCCCCGGATTCCGTGCAGAGTTTTACCTATTGCATCGCAGCAGAATTCGTCCCGGGTGGAAGTTTTGTGATCTCCAAGCCGGATGATTACGAGTTTTGGAAAGAGAAGCATGGAGATTATTTCTATTTAGATGCTCCAGGGGCGAGAGCGGATGATCCGGCGCTGATGTTCTCCGCGAAAAAGGGGAGGAACGACCTTCCCATCCCACCGGCCTTTTATTATCGATGCATGGTTGATCGGGCAAATTTCGATGATCCCCGGCTCCCCTACAGTCGGACGATTTTCAATGTGACAGGCAACGATTATTACCACGAGAATGCGATTGGTAAGGAGGACCGGCAGGAGATTTACGGTCGGGCGCGCTCTTTAGCGAAATCCTACCTGTATTGGTTACAGACAGAGGCTCCTCGCGACGAGGGTGGATATGGATACCCGGAATTGCGCCCAATGCCGGAACTGACAGGAGCGCCCGATGGGATTGCGATGGCTCCCTACATTCGAGAAGGACGTCGGCTGCGGGCCTGCCAGATCGTGACCGAGAATGACATTTCCACGGCGACAGCCAAGGAAGCAAGAGGATCGCATTTTCGGGATTCCGTGGGCTTGGGGTGCTTCATTATTGATATTCACCGTCGCAACGGTGCTCCCAGTCTTAGCCAGATGTCACGGCCCTATCAGATTCCGTTGGGGGCCTTGCTCTCTCCAGAGCTGGATAACTTTGCGGTCGCTGGAAAGAGCATCGGAGTGACCCAAATCGCCAACGGTGCCTACCGCCTTCACAATGTCGAGTGGGCTGTGGGGGAAGCCGCTGGAGAGTTTGCCGCCTATGCCTTGGAAGAAGAGATTTCTTCACAGCAGATCGGCGGTGAGCAGCTCAAAGAATTTCAAAGCCGACTGGTGAAAGCGGGTGTTCCCCTTTGCTGGTTTGAAGACGTATCTTTTGATGATCCCGCTTTTGAAGCGATCCAGTTGCTTTCGGTCTGCAAGCTCTTGCCGATGAGCCGTGAGCATCTTAGATTCAACCCTTATTACAGTGTGGCGCGCAGTCGAAAGTTAGCCGATTTTGTTTTTGACCGTCTAGATGAGTATGGGGTCGATTATGGAAGTTTAAGACGCAAGGTCGTCGAGATTCACTGCACAAGATTTGCCCAGTTGTTGATTCATGTTTACCGATTGTTGGAGCGGCAGAAGTGGCCCGAGCCTTTGCTGCGGGCAACGAACCAACCCGACGGAGATGTCGAGAGCTTACTTTTCAACGATGTCATTCCCGAGGGAATGGATGAAACGGATAAGCATGCTTACAAGGCATAGAGTCGCTTCGGGCTCTTGGCTAACCTTCCCTAAATCGATCTGGGATGATCAGGAGTTTAGCTGAGAAGTGAAATGACGGTTTCGAAGTGATCTGCTTCTTTTGTCGGTTTGTCGCGCCGCCAGCGGTGAATCCGAGGGAAGCGTACAGCGAGGCCGGACTTGTGGCGTTTGGAGGGTTGAATGCCTTCGAAGGCGATTTCGAAAACGAGCTCAGGGTCGACGACTCTTACCGGACCATGGGATTCGCGGGTGTGCTGGCGGATCCAGCGGTCGACCTCGCGAATTTCTTTGTCGGTTAGTCCGGAATACGCTTTGGCCAAGGGGACGAGTTCGCCGTCTTTCCAGATGGAGAAGGTATAGTCCGTGTAGAGTCCCGCCCGCCGGCCGTGACCCTGTTGGGCGTAGACTAGAACGGCATCCACCGTGTAGGGATCGACCTTCCATTTCCACCAGAGGCCTTTTGTCCGACCGACTCCATAGGGAGATGTGGCGGCCTTGAGCATTAAGCCTTCGACGCGGTGTTGGCGCGATTGTGCCCGCATTTCTGCGATCTCGGTCCAACTTTCGGCCTGAAGGGTGGGGGAGAGTCGGAACGATTCCCGCTCGGAGGATCCCAATGTATCCAGAATGCGGCGTCGTTCGGTCGTTGGACGGGATCGCAGGTCTTTCCTCTGGAGTTCCAGTAGGTCGTAGGCCATAAAGACAACGGGGACTTCCTTTCGTAGTTTCGGTCCCACTTTCTTGCGGCCGAGACGCCTTTGTAGAGCGGCAAATGAGGCGGGCTGATCTTCGTCCCACGCGAGAATCTCGCCGTCCAGAACCAAGTCTTCGGGCCACTGCGCGGCCGATTCGACGATTTCCGGGAATTGTTCGCCGACGAGTTCTTCCCCCCGCGACCAGAGTAGGACTTCGCCCGATCGCTTAATCAGCTGGGCCCGGATGCCGTCCCACTTCCACTCAATCTGCCAGTCCGAGGTGGGTCCGAGCTTTTGCAGATCGGGTTGTTCCAGAGGGTAGGCGAGACAAAAGGGGTAGGGGCGGGCCGGATCATCCTCCGCGGATTCGGGTTGGAGGAGGGCGCGAAAATGGTCGGCAGTGGGTTGCCAGTCTCCCATCAGTCGATGAGCCATGGCCGGCGGTTCGACTCCTGCCACCTCGGCGAGAGCCCGGTTGATCAGCGCTTTGCTGACGCCCACCCGAAATCCTCCGGTGATCAATTTGTTGAGAACGAAGCAGGCTTCTCCGTCCAAGGAATTCCAGATGTCGAGCATGGACTGCTGCTGCTCGGGGGGAGTTAGGTCGCGGAGCGGCAGGATGTGATCCTCAATCATCGCCCGGAGCCCGGGCATTTCCGTGGGGGGCGGGGTCGAAGAACGGTTGGCCAGAAGGAGGGCCAGAGTTTCGGCCAGATCGCCGACATGACCATAGCATTCCTCGACCATCCAGAGGGGGAACTGGCAGGCTTCGGCGGTCCAGGTGCGGAGGTCGCCCGTTTTCACGAGGCGTTTCAGTCGCCTCCCCGTTAGAATGTAGACCGCCCAGGCGGCATCCTCCGGAGGGGCCGATTCAAAATAACGCTTGAGGGAGGCCAATTTGGCAGTCGTGCGGTTTGAGGCGTCAAGCTCCAGATAGAGTTCGGTAAACCGTTTCATGATTCTTCCTCCTTCGGCTTCTCCTCGGGATTCTCCTCTTCGCTCTCTCCTGCATAACGGGTCGGTATCTCATAGGCAGCCAATCCTCTTTCTTCGCGGAGCCAGCGAATCAGTGGGGCGGCGTAGCCATGAGTTACCCCTATGCGACTCGCTCCGCTCGCTTCAATCGTTTGGAGGAGTCCGGGCCAATCGACATGGTCGGAAAGGACAAATCCCCGATCGAGGGCTCGGCGACGGCGGGATCCGCGAACCGCCATCCATCCCGAGGCGAAGGAGAGCGAGTAGGGGGCAAAACGGCGGATCCAAGGCGTGTTCTGAGCAGATCCCGGGGCGACAATCAGCCCGCGTCCTCGGAGAATGGATCGGGTTTCCGCGTTGGCATGGATGGTTTCCGGAAGAGGAATCCCCGCTTCCCGGTAGTGGGGATTGAGACGAGCTACGGCGCCATGGATACCAATGGGGCCGATCGAGGGATCGAGTCCGCAGAGGACGCGCTGGGCTTTGCCGAGGGCGTAAGCGAAGAGGATACTGGTCCGGCCTTCCTCCTGATTGTCGCGCCACCATTGGTGAATCTGCCGGAAAACCTTTTCGGGCTCGGGCCAGCGGTATACTGGTAGGCCAAAGGTGGACTCCGTGATCAAGGTATCACAGGAAACGGGTTCAAAGGCTTCGCAAGAGATGTCGGGATCGGTCTTGTAGTCGCCGGTGACGACCCAGACCTCCCCGCGGTGCTCGACGCGGATCTGCGCAGACCCGAGTAAATGCCCGGCAGGATGAAAAGATACGTGGACCTCGCCAATCTTCCGTCGCTCGCCAAAAGGGATTCCCTCTATCGGAGCGTCGTGACCGACGCGTTCGCGGACGATGGGGACCCCTGCAGCGGATGTGAGGTATCGGCCCATGCCGGAGCGGGCGTGGTCGCTGTGTCCATGGGTGATCAGAGCCCTGTCCACCGGGCGCCAGGGATCGATGTAGAAACCTCCCGTTTCGCAGAAGAGACCCCGTTCGGTGGGGCGGATGAGGGGATGTTTGGGGGCGTCGGAGTGCACAGAAGTTCACTCTAGCGCCCTTCGCCCTCAGATCAAATGGTTGAGTCGCTTTGGGCTGGAATGGCGATTTTCCCTAGGTGCCCGGGCAGGCGAGGAATCCGCCGTCGACGGGAACTGTGATT contains these protein-coding regions:
- a CDS encoding ATP-dependent DNA ligase; protein product: MKRFTELYLELDASNRTTAKLASLKRYFESAPPEDAAWAVYILTGRRLKRLVKTGDLRTWTAEACQFPLWMVEECYGHVGDLAETLALLLANRSSTPPPTEMPGLRAMIEDHILPLRDLTPPEQQQSMLDIWNSLDGEACFVLNKLITGGFRVGVSKALINRALAEVAGVEPPAMAHRLMGDWQPTADHFRALLQPESAEDDPARPYPFCLAYPLEQPDLQKLGPTSDWQIEWKWDGIRAQLIKRSGEVLLWSRGEELVGEQFPEIVESAAQWPEDLVLDGEILAWDEDQPASFAALQRRLGRKKVGPKLRKEVPVVFMAYDLLELQRKDLRSRPTTERRRILDTLGSSERESFRLSPTLQAESWTEIAEMRAQSRQHRVEGLMLKAATSPYGVGRTKGLWWKWKVDPYTVDAVLVYAQQGHGRRAGLYTDYTFSIWKDGELVPLAKAYSGLTDKEIREVDRWIRQHTRESHGPVRVVDPELVFEIAFEGIQPSKRHKSGLAVRFPRIHRWRRDKPTKEADHFETVISLLS
- a CDS encoding ligase-associated DNA damage response exonuclease → MHSDAPKHPLIRPTERGLFCETGGFYIDPWRPVDRALITHGHSDHARSGMGRYLTSAAGVPIVRERVGHDAPIEGIPFGERRKIGEVHVSFHPAGHLLGSAQIRVEHRGEVWVVTGDYKTDPDISCEAFEPVSCDTLITESTFGLPVYRWPEPEKVFRQIHQWWRDNQEEGRTSILFAYALGKAQRVLCGLDPSIGPIGIHGAVARLNPHYREAGIPLPETIHANAETRSILRGRGLIVAPGSAQNTPWIRRFAPYSLSFASGWMAVRGSRRRRALDRGFVLSDHVDWPGLLQTIEASGASRIGVTHGYAAPLIRWLREERGLAAYEIPTRYAGESEEENPEEKPKEEES
- a CDS encoding type II secretion system protein yields the protein MKVPFSPITPHPKEPPKSAPLPRGFTLIELLTVIAVLGILTAILLPVFGKMRESADHAKNINNLRQLGSAFHLYAQDNGGRLPLIFHIGSDPSAYWRRATLAYAERNPDHTSTRDDLFNSPFTSPVIVDMIEQNGGRPYVTSYAMNERLRMDSKNEKGQRVEVQRPLVTISDPSNTILATEGPMGPGGEKTIPDFSVYEPTLLANLPQATYKGGRDALMVDGSVRFFEKWDEMALPPYNSGGEKDLWNP
- a CDS encoding right-handed parallel beta-helix repeat-containing protein, with protein sequence MKLSMSGWKSFFFACIFMGTLVQMVSAGSLETERQAGVELQKRIREALQQGEKKIVIPKGTYRVSSGESRAAFALTGVEDVVIEGHDATVIVEDLFGAFQFSNCRGVILRGITLDMDPLPYVQGTIVQVDDESGRVLLEMDEGYESREVLDAYFSLKLAVLFDSDEGRLVPGYADCSVKSLELADERRLWVKLNPYDNGMSLTQCGYKSGLRLTLSGKGQPIISQNDCESMVFEDVSVFASAGLAVYERASKNQTVYRGCSIIRKPGSQRLLAGNADGFHSSMAKVGPHYESCRVEALCDDGFAVHGFFSLLLAQPSEDTVIIAPLLRRDFDVGDELVFYQIRSMDSEGSAKVVAVEKVEDLALIEEAKALPSRLTRQGQRIIRMATQEILSVRLNRNLDLSENALVESNGWSGSGSEIRNCSIDNLRGRAILIQSTDVRIVGNRASWISGPAMELSGEVPWMQGPFSERIVVKDNVLEDVGLSVSAKASYKTALGAISLHAYYGGNLKEGFFPIRDIEISGNTINRSYLPAVSILNASDVEVRGNVFSDSNLSPVERAGEDLGISPSEAIVIAGSEKVILSGNQFEQTDPQASVGILINP
- a CDS encoding LacI family DNA-binding transcriptional regulator → MAIGLRQLAEICNVSHTTVSRALKDDPRISKTVKARIQKIAETYNYMPNRLVKGVMSGKSQCIAVVLADSTRDVGGILGPIQQYFLRKSFSTFVYNTQDDPKLELLSFHEAACHRVEGLIVAPADQNAKDPYFKELRRYEIPFVIIGPNVEQVEAPHVAADDQASTMQIVDHLSDLGHRNIALMRGSMPHESMDKRYLGYLQAMQKHDHPVNLNWICQSGWTPEESDQSVQQLMRNQPKPTAIVCVNDSIAMGAIRGLKQLGLRVPQDISVTGMGDDYFSQYLSPALTTTSSVRGKVGQEAAKRLWQMIEKPSATSADPANQVLLPVELIVRESTGPVSSRKA
- a CDS encoding FAD-dependent oxidoreductase, with the protein product MNNLQEKKKIVECDVAIIGGGFGAIAAAQACLERGLRVVISEQYPWVGGQATSQALCVLDEYHDPISEAGVGYSRRYGGFRQSLRKHYQEGYRLSEFGRDQLYFNAGNSMNSMVVAEPPAALKVIEDLFEKSGGKDRLTIFTNYVPTDAVVENRLIQSVTCDSDSPNQPSLEIVASFFLNGDETGELFPILNLPFLIGAEAKSEFQEPHAPDDAAPDSVQSFTYCIAAEFVPGGSFVISKPDDYEFWKEKHGDYFYLDAPGARADDPALMFSAKKGRNDLPIPPAFYYRCMVDRANFDDPRLPYSRTIFNVTGNDYYHENAIGKEDRQEIYGRARSLAKSYLYWLQTEAPRDEGGYGYPELRPMPELTGAPDGIAMAPYIREGRRLRACQIVTENDISTATAKEARGSHFRDSVGLGCFIIDIHRRNGAPSLSQMSRPYQIPLGALLSPELDNFAVAGKSIGVTQIANGAYRLHNVEWAVGEAAGEFAAYALEEEISSQQIGGEQLKEFQSRLVKAGVPLCWFEDVSFDDPAFEAIQLLSVCKLLPMSREHLRFNPYYSVARSRKLADFVFDRLDEYGVDYGSLRRKVVEIHCTRFAQLLIHVYRLLERQKWPEPLLRATNQPDGDVESLLFNDVIPEGMDETDKHAYKA